Below is a genomic region from Deinococcus koreensis.
AAAGCGATGCGGCGGCCCGGCGCGGGTAAACAGCTCGACACCATCCGGCGCTGGCGCGAGATCTGCCCGGAACTGGTCATCCGCTCGACCTTCATCGTGGGCTTTCCCGGCGAGACCGAAGACGATTTTCAGGAGCTGCTGCAGTTCCTGGAGGACGCCCGCCTCGACCGCGTGGGCGCCTTCACCTACTCCGACGTGGACGAGGCCGACGCAAACAAGCTGGCCGACCCGGTGCCGCAGGAGGTCAAGGAGGAGCGGCTCTCGCGCTTCATGGAGATCGCCCAGCGCATCTCCGCCGAGAAGCTGGCCGAGAAGGTCGGCACGGTCATGGACGTGATCATCGACGAATTCAACGATGAGGAGGACGACGCCCCCGGCACCCGCCTGATCGGCCGCACCAAGGGCGACGCGCCGGGCATCGACGGGCAGGTCTACCTGTTCGCGGGCGAGCTGGCCGGGCAGGTCAAGATCGGCGACATCGTGAAGGCCCGGATTGAAGACAGCGACGAATACGACCTCTACGGCGAGGTGGTGGAGAAGCCCGAGTGGAGCCCCAACGTGCCGCAGCTCGGGCACTTCGGCGGGCATTGAGCCGGCGGGGAGTAATGTCGGCGCGGCGCGAACCCCTCAGTCACACCTTCGGTGCCAGCCCCTGGGGGGGCACCAAGGGTTACTCTCGGCTCCCCTCAAGGGGAGCTGGCCGCGTAGCGGACTGACTGGTACAGCTGCGGAGCAGAGGGGTCGCCTTCCGCGCAACCGTCGACCACCCCTCCTGCTCCGTCCGCCCCCCAACCCCCCGCAAGCTCCCTGTAAGGCCGCCCCCTCTACACTCCCTGGGTGACTCCCGACGCTCTCCTCGTGATCTTTGCCGGCGTCTTCGGACTGCTGGTGGGGTCGTTTTCCAACGTGCTGATCTGGCGACTGCCGCGCCGGGAGAACATCGCCTTTCCGCCCAGCCACTGCCCGAACTGCGACCACCGGCTGGGTGTAAGCGACTTGGTGCCGGTCTTCTCCTGGCTGGCGCTGGGCGGGAAGTGCCGCTACTGCCGCGCGCCCATCAACAGGCGCTACCCGGTCGTGGAACTCCTGACCGGGCTGGGCTACGCGACCATCGCCGGGCTGTTCCCGCCGCTGACGGTGGGCTGGGGCGCGCTGGGCCTGATGCTGCTGTTCACCCTGCTGCTGGTGAGCAGCGCGATCGACCTCGACACCTACACCATTCCCGACGAGCTGACCCTGCCGGGCGTGGCGCTGGCCCTGGGCTTCGGCTTCCTGAACGGCCGCGCCGGGGCCGAGGGCCTGCCGGACTTCGCCGGAGCGGTGAACGGCGCGCTGCTGGGGGCCGGGCTGCTGGTCGCCATCAATCAGTTCGGTTCGTGGGTGCTGCGGCGCTTCCGGGAGCGGCTGTACCCGGAATTTCCCATCGGTTACCAGCAGATCAGCCTGGGCCTGCTGGCCGGCGCGTGGCTGGGGCCGTGGTGGGGGGCGGGCGTGGGCCTGCTCTCGGCAGGGCTCAATCTGGCCCTGCGCCGGGTCATCCGGGTTCCCGAAGCGCTGACCCTGGGCGGCCTGCTCCTCACCCTGGTGCTGGGCAGCGCGGGCATGGGCCCCGGCATGATCCTGATGGTGCAGGGCGCCCTGGCCGCCGCCGGCGCCGTGTCGCTGGTTGCTGGCCTGTACTGGTGGCTGCAGCGCGAGCCCGAGGCCGAAGAGGACAGCGCCCACACGACGGTGGACGACCGCTACGACGCCAGCGCGATGGGTTTCGGCGACGTGAAGCTGGCCGCCGTGATCGGCGCCTTCCTGGGCTGGGAGCGCCTGCTGGTGGCGCTGGTGGTGGCGGTCTTCGCCGGCGCGATCCTGGGCCTGCTCCAGCTCGCCCTGAAGCGCGAGAACCGCGTGAAATTCGGCCCCTACCTCGCGGTGGGGGCCGTGGTGGCGCTGCTGTGGGGCCAGGGCTGGATCGAGGGCTACCGGACGATGCTGGGACTGTAAGGAGCAGATGGCTCAAGGCAGATGGCAGATGGCTAAAGCTCTTAAAGCCATCTGCCATCTGCCCTCTGCTTACATCATCTTGACAGCGGTGCAGCTCACGCCCGCGTCGGCCGGGGTGCCGTCGGCGCCGCTGGCGGTGTGGATGTTGAAGTAGGTGGCGTTCATGACGTCGGCCGCTGCGACGCTGCCGCTCAGGGTAA
It encodes:
- a CDS encoding prepilin peptidase; its protein translation is MTPDALLVIFAGVFGLLVGSFSNVLIWRLPRRENIAFPPSHCPNCDHRLGVSDLVPVFSWLALGGKCRYCRAPINRRYPVVELLTGLGYATIAGLFPPLTVGWGALGLMLLFTLLLVSSAIDLDTYTIPDELTLPGVALALGFGFLNGRAGAEGLPDFAGAVNGALLGAGLLVAINQFGSWVLRRFRERLYPEFPIGYQQISLGLLAGAWLGPWWGAGVGLLSAGLNLALRRVIRVPEALTLGGLLLTLVLGSAGMGPGMILMVQGALAAAGAVSLVAGLYWWLQREPEAEEDSAHTTVDDRYDASAMGFGDVKLAAVIGAFLGWERLLVALVVAVFAGAILGLLQLALKRENRVKFGPYLAVGAVVALLWGQGWIEGYRTMLGL